Proteins co-encoded in one Gadus morhua chromosome 6, gadMor3.0, whole genome shotgun sequence genomic window:
- the rpl35 gene encoding large ribosomal subunit protein uL29 produces MAKIKARDLRGKKKEELLKQLDDLKNELSQLRVAKVTGGAASKLSKIRVVRKSIARVLTVINQTQKENLRKFYKGKKYKPLDLRPKKTRALRRELTKSEQSLRTKKQQRKDLIYAVRKFAVKA; encoded by the exons GCAAAGATCAAGGCTCGAGATCTGCGGggcaagaagaaggaggagctgcTGAAGCAGCTGGACGACCTGAAGAACGAGCTGTCCCAGCTCCGCGTCGCCAAGGTCACCGGTGGAGCAGCCTCCAAGCTCTCCAAgat CCGTGTTGTCCGAAAATCCATCGCCAGAGTCCTCACCGTCATCAACCAGACACAGAAGGAGAACCTGAGGAAGTTCTACAAG GGCAAGAAGTACAAGCCCCTGGACCTTAGACCCAAGAAGACCCGTGCTCTGCGACGCGAGCTCACCAAAAGTGAGCAGAGTCTGAGGACCAAGAAGCAGCAGCGCAAGGACCTTATTTATGCTGTGCGCAAGTTCGCAGTCAAGGCTTAA